The Brumimicrobium sp. genomic interval CATCTATTTTCCAAATAGATAACCTTGGAAATGTGATTGCAGTTGGACCGGGTTCTGCTCAAGTTGAATATACAATAGCAGGTAGTGGTGCTTGTGGAAATTCGGTTTCAACTCAAACAATCACTGTAAGTGTAACACCTACAGCCGCTATCCTTACAGGAGATTTCTTATATTGCTTAGGAGGTACAAATGGAACAGTAAATGCATCACAGACTGGTGGTAACTGGAGTAGTTCTGATCCAAGTGTATTTACAGTAGATAACTCAGGAAATATTACTGTAGTTGGAGCAGGTACAGCTCAAGTAACTTATACTATAGCTGGGGGTGTTTGTCCTGATGCTATTACTAATCAAACAATTACAGTATCGACTCCATTGAGCCCAATTACATTGACAGGTGGTACAGCATTATGTGTAGGTGGTACAGACCAATTGGTGGCATCCATTCCTAATGGTACATGGTCAAGCAATGACGCTTCTGTAACTGTGGATGCTAATGGAAATCTTTTGGGTGTTTCAGCCGGACAAGCAGATATCACTTACCTCGTAGATGGAGGAGGTTGTCCTGACGTTTCAGAAACAGTTACGGTAGTTGTAACAAATATGGTTACACCAAGTGTTGCAATTACAGGAGATGCTGTTACGGAAATTTGTAGCAATGAAACAATTAGTCTAACAGCTGTTCCATCTAATGGTGGGGCTAATCCAACGTACCAATGGCAAATCAATGGAGTAAATGTGACTGGTGCTACAAATTCAACTTTTAGTACGACAGGATCAGGGTTAAATAACGGAGATGTGATTACTGTTGTCATGGTCTCTAGTTCTAGCTGTGCAAATCCAACAACGGTTTCTGAAAGTACAATCGCTATTACATTAGACAGCCAAGCTCCAGTTATTACTAACTGTGTCAATGATACTACCTTGTATCTAGGACCAACCGCTTGTGATGTAAGTATTGGTGATTATACAAGTTTGCCATCTCTGCAAGCTACAGATAATTGTGGAACTATATTAGATGGTGGCTTGACAGTTATTCAAAGCATTGCTTCATCCACACATGTTGGAGTAGGTGTTCATCCAGTTATTCTTACTGTAGCTGATGGCGTTGGAAATAATGTTACTTGTAGTTTTAATGTGACAGTTTTAGATACGATTTCTCCAAGCGTATCGGTTCAATTAGTCAACACTGTTAATTGTGCAGGAGTTGCAGTAGATTGGAATGAAATCATTACAGATAATTGTGGAATTGATAATATCAGTTCTACCCATCAAAGTGGTGAGTTATTACCTTTAGGTATCACAACTGTTACTTATACTGTGACAGATGAGAATGGTAATGTTACTACTTACTCTTTTGATGTTTCAGTGGTGCAAGCAACAGATACTCCAGAAATTATAGGAGGTGAAGATATATCAGAGTGTATAGGTAAAGATGTTGTTTTAACTATTCAAAATATAGATGCAGCTAACCAATATAATTGGTATTTTAATGGTGATTTGATTGGTAATGGAACAAGTTATACGATACATTCTACCACTGAAAATAATGCTGGAGTTTATACAGTTTCTGCTGAAACGAGTGATGGATGTATTGTTTCCGCTGATATTCATCTTGATTTAGAATACTGTTTACTAAATATTGTTGAAGCATTCTCTCCAAATGGAGATGGTATAAATGATTATTTTGTGATTGAAAATATCGAAGCATATCCAAATACCAAAGTATGGATTTATGACCGTTGGGGAGCTGAAGTTTACCATAGTGATAATTATAAAAATGATTGGAATGGAGTTTCCTTTGCTAAACTGACTCTAGGTAAGGAGCAGTTACCTGAAGGAACGTATTATTATTATGTTGAAATAGGTGGTAAGAAAGGACAAGCAGAAACAGGGAAAATTCAAAAAGGTTTTGTTTACCTAAAGAGATAAGGTTTAAACAAAAATAAATATGAAATGTTACTAAGAGGTTATCTGTATGGATAGCCTCTTTTTATTTATAAAAAAATAAGAAACATATAAATAAAACGGATTTTAAACATGAAATTACAATCCGATTATTATATTTAGCAATTGTAAAAAAACAACAGTAAGATATGTACAATAAAGACGAATTTAGAAAATATGCTACTAAGCATATGGGCATAAACAGTATGCATTTAGGACATTATATTGAATCATCTTTAACCCCATACATCATTGAGGAACGTCAAATGAATATGACACAAATGGATGTATTTTCTCGTTTAATGATGGATCGTATTATTTTCTTAGGAACAGGAATTGACGATACTGTAGCTAATATTATCAATGCGCAACTTTTATTCCTAGAATCGGTAGATGCAAAGAAAGATATTCAAATTTATTTAAATTCTCCTGGTGGTGGAGTATATGCTGGTCTAGGTATCTATGACACCATGCAATATATTAGTCCTGATGTTGCAACAATTTGTACTGGTTTAGCAGCTTCTATGGGGGCGGTTCTACTTTGCGCAGGTGCTGATGGAAAAAGAACAGCATTAAAACATTCTCGTATCATGATTCACCAACCTCTTGGAGGAGCTCAAGGTCAGGCTTCTGATATTGAGATTACTGCTCGTGAGATTCTAAAATTAAAAAAGGAATTATACGATATCATTTCACATCATACTAAAAAACCATTTAAAACTGTTGAGACTGATTCTGACAGAGATTACTGGATGACAGCAGAAGAAGCTAAGAACTATGGAATGGTAGATGAGGTTTTAATTAGAAAATCTTAAAAATTAGAATGCTAAAAATGTAAGTGACTACTTTTAGGTGGTCACTTTATTTTTTATTAATTTAGATGTAATATTCAAACGGTAATGAATTAATTATCGTTAAAGTAACTGATAATATGGCAAAAAACGAAACAACATGTTCTTTCTGTGGACGACCACGTAGTCAGGTGAGATTATTGATAGCAGGAATCTCAGGACATATTTGTGATCATTGTGTGGTTCAAGCTCAATCTATTATTAATGAAGAGGTAGAGAATGGAAATCTTGCAGAAGATGATTTATTTCTAGATTTACTAAAACCTATTGAGATTAAAGGAAAATTGGATGAATATGTAATCGGTCAAGATGCTGCAAAGAAAACGCTATCTGTAGCTGTATACAATCATTATAAGCGACTGCAACAGAAAATTGGGAAAGATGAGATAGAGATTGATAAGTCAAATGTTGTCATGGTGGGAAGAACAGGAACAGGGAAAACCTTATTAGCTAAAACAATTGCTAAAATGTTAAATGTTCCTTTTTGTATTGCTGATGCTACTGTTCTTACTGAAGCTGGATATGTAGGGGAAGACGTTGAAAGTATTCTATCTCGTTTACTTCAGGCTGCAGACTATAATGTGAAAGCTGCAGAAAGAGGTATCATCTTTATCGATGAAATAGATAAAATTGCACGTAAAAGCGATAATCCTTCTATTACCCGTGATGTTTCGGGGGAAGGAGTACAACAAGCTTTACTTAAATTGTTAGAAGGAGCAGAAATTAATGTGCCACCGCAAGGAGGAAGAAAACACCCAGAACAAAAGATGATTAAAGTAGATACTCGTCATATTTTATTTATTTGTGGAGGTGCTTTTGATGGAATTGAAAAAATTATCGCACGTAGAGTAAATCGTCAAACGATTGGTTTTGCTAGTGAGGAAAAAGAAAGAGTAGAACAAGATAATCTGTT includes:
- a CDS encoding gliding motility-associated C-terminal domain-containing protein, which gives rise to MKKILTIYTCLFTLFLFYGIDARAQQYTDGSVTLKLWVYQLWRRTYGDAGFGDSEDSYRIQLQDNANLDGQAWLLATNTGDGNNGWCFHDGGGSGSYPRTPLYDRLMLNHSYGTNNPMYYDISFDTWEDDMGDRCKYETGGLFSDDDDDRCGPGTVNNLPIRSLGAPCVDNMAGWQYFCGQTSNNSTGARIKVNYSTPIPQVSSSVNPCDANLSSSLNGVGSYSGCSYTWERQGDGTVGSGQTFTATEPGSYRVTYNCNGCSSTSAWTVIVAPGSAPTAGAISANQTICANSTPATLNNVTLGTGSGSITYQWQQSTVGCGSGWSDIPGATGSSYSPSALTQTTYYRRGAIDCWGRTTYSACITITVETPPTAATIGGTFGYCIGDNGTVTASQTGGNWNSTNSSIFTVDNMGNISALTAGSTNVEYIIPGGSCPDATSTQLITVTAPPIAATLNGVFTYCVGNSDVLTASQLGGSWTSSNSSVFQIDNSGNLIATGGGTAQVTYTIPGNGACADAVTTQTITVSVAPIVATITGDFGYCVGDNGTVNASQTGGTWSSSNSSIFTVDNMGNISAVSAGTAQVTYTIPGGGVCPDAVSSQTITISAPNTPASITGNFNYCVGGSATLVASISGGSWNSTNPSIFQIDNLGNVIAVGPGSAQVEYTIAGSGACGNSVSTQTITVSVTPTAAILTGDFLYCLGGTNGTVNASQTGGNWSSSDPSVFTVDNSGNITVVGAGTAQVTYTIAGGVCPDAITNQTITVSTPLSPITLTGGTALCVGGTDQLVASIPNGTWSSNDASVTVDANGNLLGVSAGQADITYLVDGGGCPDVSETVTVVVTNMVTPSVAITGDAVTEICSNETISLTAVPSNGGANPTYQWQINGVNVTGATNSTFSTTGSGLNNGDVITVVMVSSSSCANPTTVSESTIAITLDSQAPVITNCVNDTTLYLGPTACDVSIGDYTSLPSLQATDNCGTILDGGLTVIQSIASSTHVGVGVHPVILTVADGVGNNVTCSFNVTVLDTISPSVSVQLVNTVNCAGVAVDWNEIITDNCGIDNISSTHQSGELLPLGITTVTYTVTDENGNVTTYSFDVSVVQATDTPEIIGGEDISECIGKDVVLTIQNIDAANQYNWYFNGDLIGNGTSYTIHSTTENNAGVYTVSAETSDGCIVSADIHLDLEYCLLNIVEAFSPNGDGINDYFVIENIEAYPNTKVWIYDRWGAEVYHSDNYKNDWNGVSFAKLTLGKEQLPEGTYYYYVEIGGKKGQAETGKIQKGFVYLKR
- the clpP gene encoding ATP-dependent Clp endopeptidase proteolytic subunit ClpP, giving the protein MYNKDEFRKYATKHMGINSMHLGHYIESSLTPYIIEERQMNMTQMDVFSRLMMDRIIFLGTGIDDTVANIINAQLLFLESVDAKKDIQIYLNSPGGGVYAGLGIYDTMQYISPDVATICTGLAASMGAVLLCAGADGKRTALKHSRIMIHQPLGGAQGQASDIEITAREILKLKKELYDIISHHTKKPFKTVETDSDRDYWMTAEEAKNYGMVDEVLIRKS
- the clpX gene encoding ATP-dependent Clp protease ATP-binding subunit ClpX, which codes for MAKNETTCSFCGRPRSQVRLLIAGISGHICDHCVVQAQSIINEEVENGNLAEDDLFLDLLKPIEIKGKLDEYVIGQDAAKKTLSVAVYNHYKRLQQKIGKDEIEIDKSNVVMVGRTGTGKTLLAKTIAKMLNVPFCIADATVLTEAGYVGEDVESILSRLLQAADYNVKAAERGIIFIDEIDKIARKSDNPSITRDVSGEGVQQALLKLLEGAEINVPPQGGRKHPEQKMIKVDTRHILFICGGAFDGIEKIIARRVNRQTIGFASEEKERVEQDNLLEFINPTDLKTFGLIPELIGRFPVYTYLRPLDKAALRNILTEPKNALVKQYTKLFEIDGVALTFEDAVLDFIVEKAIEFKLGARGLRSICEAILTDAMFELPSAKGKKEFKVTMDYAQKQFSQSKIATMKVA